From Odontesthes bonariensis isolate fOdoBon6 chromosome 21, fOdoBon6.hap1, whole genome shotgun sequence, a single genomic window includes:
- the csdc2b gene encoding cold shock domain-containing protein C2, which yields MADPSLTSPSGTPLRSPDAPLTLSFPFLRERSRVWEEGKEPPLPRDLPSPLPTKRTRTYSATVRAHSGPAFKGTCKNFSRSQGHGFIQPSHGGEDIFVHISDIEGEYVPVEGDEVTYKVCRVPPKNLKVQAVDVKITHLNPGTKHETWSGKVISS from the exons ATGGCGGATCCCAGCCTCACGTCGCCCTCTGGGACCCCGCTGCGCTCCCCCGATGCTCCTCTAACCCTGTCCTTCCCTTTCCTGAGGGAGAGGAGCCGGGTGTGGGAGGAGGGGAAGGAGCCACCACTTCCACGTGATCTGCCCAGCCCGCTGCCAACCAAACGCACCCGTACCTACTCAGC CACTGTTCGCGCCCACTCAGGTCCAGCTTTTAAGGGCACATGTAAGAACTTCTCCAGGTCGCAAGGTCACGGTTTCATCCAACCTTCCCACGGCGGCGAGGACATCTTTGTTCACATCTCAGA cATCGAGGGGGAGTACGTCCCAGTTGAGGGAGACGAAGTTACGTACAAAGTGTGCCGAGTCCCGCCTAAGAACCTGAAGGTGCAGGCGGTGGATGTGAAGATCACACATCTTAACCCAGGGACGAAACACGAGACCTGGTCTGGGAAGGTCATCAGCTCATAG